GGGTCCGCGAGGTAGTCGGCCGCCACCAGGCGCAGGGCCGGGGCACTGCCGTTGCCGAGAGCCGGATCGGGGCTGAAGCTCAGCGTCCACACGCTCCCCTTGCGGCTGGCCGCCTCCTCCGGCCGCAGTCCCGGCCGACCGCGCAGCGGACCGGATCTCGCCAGCCGCGCCACCAGGTCCGGGATCACGCCGCCCTGGCTGCACACCACCACCGGACCCGGACCGGCCGCGATCCGCAGCATCCGTGCCACCGCCGCGGACGGGTCGGCGCGGTAACCCTCTTCGGAGAACAGCGGCTCGTCGGCGATCTCCACGCCGAGGTCCGCCGCGACCGGTGCCACCGTCTGCTGGCAGCGCACCCGGGGCGCGGAGTGGACGCGGACCGGACCGTACAGCGGCAGCAGGGAGTGCAGCGCGTCCCGCTGCCGCTGCCCCGCCGCGGAGAGCGGGCGCAGCACGTCGTCGCCGGACCACTCCGAGCGCTTCCCCGCTTTCGCGTGGCGCACCAGCAGCACCGTCGACAGCGCCGCGGGCAGCTGCTCGAAGGCGTCCAGCACGCGCCCGTCGTGCGGGTAGCTGAGCAACTCGCGCGCCTCGGCGACGGGTGCCCACCGCAGCACGTCCACTTCGTCGTTCGGCGCGAAGGCACCACCGCCGGCGCGGGCGGCGAAGTAGTCCACCACCTTGGGCGCGGTGCCGCCCACCGCGGGCACCTCGTAGGTCACCCGGGTGAGGAACCGGGACAGCACGCAGGAGAACCCGGTCTCCTCGGTGACCTCGCGGGCCGCGGTGTGCGCGGGCAGCTCGCCGGGGTCGAGCTTGCCCTTCGGCAGCGACCAGTCGTCGTAGCGGGGGCGGTGCACCACCGCCACCTCGAGGCCACCGGCGCCGTCGCGCCACAGCACCGCTCCGGCGGCACGCACGGTCCGGTCGGGAACGTCAGTCGGTTCGCCGTCGATCTGCTCGGTGGCAGGCTGGTTCTCGGTCATGCCCTTCGTCCTCACGCGTTCTCGACGGTGGCGTGCTCGGGGTCGGCGTCCGAGGGCGCGTCGGGGCGCTGGTCCTCGGTCACGACACCTTCGCGCCGTGCAGGCGCAGCATCTCCACTTGGTGGTCGCGGACCTGCTCCCCGCTGTTCGGGGAGGCCTCCCAGTCGCCCTTGGCGTTGAGCACCCAGCACCGCGTCGCCGGGTGCAGCGCCGAGTCGAGCATCGCGTCGAGCTGGGCAGTGAGCTTGGGATCGGTCACCCGGACCTGGGTCTCGATCCGGCGGTCCAGGTTCCGGTGCATCATGTCGGCGCTGCCGATCCAGTGCTCGTCGATGCCGACGAAGTGGAAGACGCGGGAGTGCTCCAGGAACCGGCCGAGGATGGAGCGCACCTCGATGTTCTCGCTGAGGCCCTCGACACCGGCCTTGAGCGAGCAGATGCCGCGCACCACGACCTGCACCGGCACCCCGGCCATCGACGCCCGGTAGAGCGCGTCGATGATCTGCTCGTCGACGAGCGAGTTCACCTTCATCCGGATGCCGCAGGACAGGCCCTGCCGGGCGCGCTCGGTCTCGGCCTCCACGCGCTCCACGATGCCGTTGCGGATGCCCTGCGGGGACACCAGGATGCGGCGGTACTCGCCGTGCCGGGCGTAGCCGGTGAGCACGTTGAACAGGTCGGTGAGGTCGGCGCCGATCTCCGGGGAGGCGGTCAGCAGCCCCAGGTCCTCGTAGATGCGGGCGGTCTTCGGGTTGTAGTTGCCGGTGCCGAGGTGGCAGTAGCGGCGGATGGTGGAGCCCTCCTGGCGCACCACCAGCGCGGTCTTGCAGTGCGTCTTCAACCCGACCAGGCCGTAGACCACGTGCACCCCGGCGCGCTCCAGGGTGCGCGCCCACTGGATGTTCGCCTGCTCGTCGAAGCGCGCCTTGAGCTCGACCAGCGCCACCACCTGCTTGCCCGCCTCGGCGGCGTCGATGAGCGCGTTGACGATCGGCGAGTCACCGGAGGTCCGGTACAGCGTCTGCTTGATGGCCAGCACGTGCGGGTCGGCCGCGGCCTGTTCGATGAACCGCTGCACCGAGGTGGAGAACGAGTGGTAGGGGTGGTGCACCAGCACGTCGCCCTCGCGGAGCGTGGAGAAGATGCTCTTGGGGGTCTGGCCCTCGGCGAACGCCGGGTGCGTCGCGGGCACGTACGGCGACTCCTTGAGGTCCGGCCGGTGCAACCGCTCCAGCTGGAACAGGCAGGACAGGTCCAGCAGACCCTTGACCTCCACCACGTCGTGCTGGTCGACCTCCAGCTCGCGCAGCAGGAGCTCGAGCATGTTCTCGCTCATGGTGTCGGTGACTTCCAGCCGCACCGGCGGACCGAAGCGGCGGCGCGCGAGCTCCCGCTCCATGGCCTGCAGCAGGTCCTCGTCGCGGTCCTCCTCGACCTCCAGGTCGGCGTTGCGGGTGACCCGGAAGATGTGGTGCTCGGCGACCCGCATGCCGGGGAACAGCTTGCCCAGGTGCGCGGCGATGAGCTCCTCCAGCGGCAGGAAGGTGGCGCGCTGGGTCTCCCGGTCGGACTCGACGCGGATCAGCCGCGGCACGTTGTCCGGCACCTTCACCCGGGCGAAGCGCCGGATCCCGGCGTCCGGGTCGGCGACGGTCACCGCGAGGTTCAGCGACAGCCCGGAGATGTAGGGGAACGGGTGCGCCGGGTCGACCGCCAGCGGGGTGAGCACCGGGAAGATGTGGTCCTCGAAGTAGCGGGTCAGCCGCTCCTGGTCGGCGGGCTCCAGCTCCGCCCACTTCAGGATGCGGATGCCGTGCGCCGCCAGCTCGGGCAGCAGCTCGTCCAGGAAGACCCGGCTGAGCTTCTCCACCAGGTCCTGGTTGCGGGCGGCGATGCGGGTCAGCTGCTCGTGCGGGGTGAGCCCGTCGGCGCTGCGCACCGACAGCCCGGTCTCCTCGCGCCGCTTCAGCCCGGCGACGCGCACCATGTAGAACTCGTCCAGGTTGGACGCGAAGATCGCCAGGAACTTGGCGCGTTCCAGCACCGGCTGCGACGGGTCCTCGGCGATGGCCAGCACGCGCGCGTT
This region of Saccharopolyspora hordei genomic DNA includes:
- a CDS encoding RNA degradosome polyphosphate kinase; translation: MGDNGRVSTDSSGRAEQPAERSTRGRSTRRAPRPARRAGRATSATSQRTRGTSSGGARVPSAPPAVTRAAASTDLPEDRYLNRELSWLDFNARVLAIAEDPSQPVLERAKFLAIFASNLDEFYMVRVAGLKRREETGLSVRSADGLTPHEQLTRIAARNQDLVEKLSRVFLDELLPELAAHGIRILKWAELEPADQERLTRYFEDHIFPVLTPLAVDPAHPFPYISGLSLNLAVTVADPDAGIRRFARVKVPDNVPRLIRVESDRETQRATFLPLEELIAAHLGKLFPGMRVAEHHIFRVTRNADLEVEEDRDEDLLQAMERELARRRFGPPVRLEVTDTMSENMLELLLRELEVDQHDVVEVKGLLDLSCLFQLERLHRPDLKESPYVPATHPAFAEGQTPKSIFSTLREGDVLVHHPYHSFSTSVQRFIEQAAADPHVLAIKQTLYRTSGDSPIVNALIDAAEAGKQVVALVELKARFDEQANIQWARTLERAGVHVVYGLVGLKTHCKTALVVRQEGSTIRRYCHLGTGNYNPKTARIYEDLGLLTASPEIGADLTDLFNVLTGYARHGEYRRILVSPQGIRNGIVERVEAETERARQGLSCGIRMKVNSLVDEQIIDALYRASMAGVPVQVVVRGICSLKAGVEGLSENIEVRSILGRFLEHSRVFHFVGIDEHWIGSADMMHRNLDRRIETQVRVTDPKLTAQLDAMLDSALHPATRCWVLNAKGDWEASPNSGEQVRDHQVEMLRLHGAKVS
- a CDS encoding NUDIX hydrolase, which encodes MTENQPATEQIDGEPTDVPDRTVRAAGAVLWRDGAGGLEVAVVHRPRYDDWSLPKGKLDPGELPAHTAAREVTEETGFSCVLSRFLTRVTYEVPAVGGTAPKVVDYFAARAGGGAFAPNDEVDVLRWAPVAEARELLSYPHDGRVLDAFEQLPAALSTVLLVRHAKAGKRSEWSGDDVLRPLSAAGQRQRDALHSLLPLYGPVRVHSAPRVRCQQTVAPVAADLGVEIADEPLFSEEGYRADPSAAVARMLRIAAGPGPVVVCSQGGVIPDLVARLARSGPLRGRPGLRPEEAASRKGSVWTLSFSPDPALGNGSAPALRLVAADYLADPVPGT